One stretch of Streptomyces sp. MMBL 11-1 DNA includes these proteins:
- a CDS encoding ectoine synthase, translating to MIVRRLDEALSVDWGNGVSRRLLLESDGMGFTVADTIVNAGTSSRLQYLDHLEAVYCISGTGEITEQSGVVHPIGPGTMYALNEHDAHSITAHAEQDLHLVSVFFPALRGPERHDVRSTAYSSY from the coding sequence GTGATTGTTCGTCGACTTGACGAAGCGCTGTCGGTCGACTGGGGCAACGGCGTGAGTCGCCGTCTGCTGCTCGAGTCCGACGGCATGGGCTTCACGGTGGCCGACACCATCGTGAACGCTGGTACCAGTTCACGTCTTCAGTACCTTGACCATCTTGAAGCGGTCTACTGTATTTCCGGAACCGGCGAGATCACGGAGCAGAGCGGCGTGGTCCATCCCATCGGGCCCGGAACCATGTATGCGCTGAACGAACACGATGCGCATTCGATCACCGCGCATGCGGAGCAGGACCTGCATCTCGTGTCCGTGTTCTTTCCCGCCTTGCGCGGGCCGGAGCGGCACGACGTCCGGTCCACTGCCTATTCGAGCTACTGA
- a CDS encoding non-ribosomal peptide synthetase, with translation MTLARIAGTPRIPHEEILCGLCAEVLNLDVVFGHENFVALGGDAEAGTRLLDAVRAALRCDVSLEELLQAPSLAAVAARLAPPRPRVPGRTAAGEWTSSSLAFWRRALEGMPQALELPANRPRRSTAAQRAEKVPITLDAALHARLAGLARSRGVTLFMLLQAGLAALLTRLGCGEDVPVGTHVAGRTDEAAEDVVGALADTMVLRTDTTGNPTFTELLARVRDWDLDAFAHRDVPFDRLVDEMRATRSSSRHPLFQVLLDVHRHSTAQGRTAGPDARPEAVDTEGPRYDLAFDVHESFRPGHAPDGMTGTLTYSADLFDQETALWLVRRWVSVLGQCVDRPDVRPADLDVLDRQDVRRLLVEGNGTGTQHAADSLIHELFEAQAASLPDHVALTHGDAWLSYAELNARANRLAHALIARGAGPERLVALGMSRSMDLVTSILAVLKAGAAYVTVDPSLPGERVRLMLQEADPALLVTVDAWHSGVFAGQQVRSLVLDDAHVQEELRSQRVHNPGDADRNGPLARENLAYVFYTSGSTGRPKGVAVTHTGVSSLASTVRERFALGPHCRVLQFASFMFDMSVWDQCMSLFNGCTMVLVEDDRRVGPDLVDLITECGVTHVTLPPAALASIPEDWEFPPDLVLITGGEALSVEDFRRWSKVATVHNSYGPTETTVVSTLWSGTEDGVGTTVPIGGPIHNTALYVLDERMRLVPPGMIGELYIAGPGVARGYMARPDLTAERFVADPFGAPGTRMYRSGDRVRRRRDGVIEFCGRNDGQVKIRGFRVELGEVEATALNHPHVRGCVVMLREDRPGDKRLVAYVVTDSSSTDVPELRRHMRGRLPEYMVPAAFVLLDALPLAPNGKVNRRALPKPELAGSLATGAVAGARSRGET, from the coding sequence ATGACACTTGCCCGCATCGCGGGAACCCCCCGGATTCCGCACGAGGAGATCCTGTGCGGTCTGTGCGCCGAGGTCCTGAACCTGGACGTGGTGTTCGGGCACGAGAACTTCGTCGCGCTCGGCGGCGACGCGGAGGCCGGGACGCGGCTGCTCGACGCCGTGCGTGCGGCGCTGCGGTGCGACGTGAGCCTGGAGGAGCTCCTTCAGGCACCGTCCCTGGCAGCCGTCGCCGCCCGCCTCGCCCCGCCTCGCCCCCGGGTCCCGGGGAGGACGGCGGCGGGGGAGTGGACGTCCTCGTCGCTCGCCTTCTGGCGCCGCGCACTGGAGGGCATGCCGCAGGCGCTCGAACTGCCCGCGAACCGCCCTCGGCGGAGCACCGCCGCACAGCGCGCCGAGAAGGTGCCGATCACGCTGGACGCCGCCTTGCACGCCCGGTTGGCGGGACTCGCCAGATCGCGGGGAGTGACGCTCTTCATGCTGCTCCAGGCCGGTCTGGCCGCCTTGCTGACGAGGCTGGGGTGCGGGGAGGACGTCCCGGTCGGCACCCATGTCGCCGGTCGTACGGACGAGGCGGCGGAGGACGTCGTCGGCGCCCTCGCCGACACGATGGTGCTGCGCACGGACACGACGGGAAACCCCACCTTCACCGAGTTGCTCGCCAGGGTGCGGGACTGGGACCTCGACGCTTTCGCGCACCGGGACGTCCCCTTCGACCGACTGGTCGACGAGATGCGCGCCACGCGGTCGTCCTCCCGGCACCCGCTGTTCCAGGTGCTGTTGGACGTCCATCGCCACAGCACCGCCCAGGGGCGCACAGCCGGCCCCGACGCACGTCCTGAGGCCGTGGACACCGAGGGCCCCCGGTACGACCTGGCCTTCGACGTCCACGAGAGCTTCCGGCCGGGCCACGCCCCGGACGGCATGACCGGCACACTCACGTACTCGGCCGATCTCTTCGACCAGGAGACGGCGCTGTGGCTGGTCCGCCGGTGGGTGTCGGTGCTCGGACAATGTGTGGACCGGCCGGACGTGAGGCCCGCGGATCTGGACGTCCTGGACCGGCAGGACGTGCGGCGGCTGCTCGTGGAGGGGAACGGCACGGGCACCCAGCACGCGGCGGACTCCCTCATCCACGAACTCTTCGAGGCGCAAGCGGCGTCGCTGCCCGATCACGTCGCCTTGACGCACGGCGACGCGTGGTTGAGCTACGCCGAACTCAACGCGAGGGCCAATCGCCTCGCGCACGCCCTGATCGCACGAGGCGCGGGCCCGGAGCGGCTCGTCGCCCTCGGCATGAGCAGGTCGATGGACCTGGTGACGTCGATTCTGGCGGTTCTGAAGGCGGGCGCCGCCTACGTCACCGTCGACCCGTCCCTGCCCGGCGAGCGGGTCCGGCTGATGCTCCAGGAGGCGGATCCCGCCCTCCTCGTCACGGTCGACGCGTGGCACTCGGGAGTCTTCGCGGGCCAACAGGTGCGGAGCCTGGTACTCGACGACGCACACGTCCAGGAGGAGCTGCGCTCACAGCGCGTGCACAATCCGGGCGACGCGGACCGCAACGGCCCCCTTGCCAGGGAGAACCTGGCCTATGTGTTCTACACGTCCGGCTCGACGGGCCGGCCGAAGGGCGTCGCCGTCACGCACACGGGCGTGAGCAGCCTCGCGTCGACCGTCCGGGAGAGGTTCGCGCTGGGACCCCACTGCCGGGTGCTGCAGTTCGCGTCCTTCATGTTCGACATGTCGGTGTGGGACCAGTGCATGAGCCTGTTCAACGGCTGCACGATGGTGCTCGTCGAGGACGACCGCCGGGTGGGCCCGGACCTCGTGGACCTCATCACGGAATGCGGGGTCACCCATGTGACGCTGCCGCCCGCCGCGTTGGCGTCCATCCCGGAGGACTGGGAGTTCCCGCCCGACCTGGTGCTGATCACCGGTGGTGAGGCGCTGTCGGTCGAGGACTTCCGGCGCTGGTCGAAGGTGGCGACCGTGCACAACTCGTACGGTCCGACGGAGACGACGGTGGTCTCCACCCTGTGGAGCGGCACGGAGGACGGCGTCGGCACGACGGTCCCCATCGGCGGCCCCATCCACAACACCGCACTGTACGTACTCGACGAGCGGATGCGCCTGGTGCCGCCTGGGATGATCGGCGAGCTGTACATCGCGGGGCCCGGAGTGGCGCGCGGGTACATGGCGCGCCCGGACCTCACCGCCGAGCGGTTCGTGGCGGACCCCTTCGGCGCCCCCGGGACCCGGATGTACCGCTCCGGAGACCGGGTGCGCAGGCGCCGCGACGGCGTCATCGAGTTCTGCGGCAGGAACGACGGGCAGGTCAAGATCCGAGGCTTCCGGGTCGAACTGGGCGAGGTCGAGGCCACGGCCCTGAACCACCCCCACGTTCGCGGTTGCGTCGTGATGCTCCGCGAGGACAGGCCGGGCGACAAGCGTCTCGTCGCCTACGTCGTCACCGACTCCTCCTCGACCGATGTGCCGGAGCTGCGGCGGCACATGCGCGGCAGGCTGCCCGAGTACATGGTGCCGGCGGCGTTCGTGCTCCTCGACGCCCTGCCGCTGGCGCCGAACGGCAAGGTGAACCGACGGGCACTGCCCAAGCCGGAGTTGGCCGGCTCGCTGGCGACCGGAGCGGTGGCCGGGGCTCGAAGCAGAGGAGAGACATGA
- a CDS encoding MbtH family protein: MSALFDDADGEFLVLVNAEKQHSLWPALVDVPAGWETVRGRDTRENCLDYIEKHWTDMRPASLVAAMEKEAHS, translated from the coding sequence GTGAGCGCTCTATTCGATGATGCGGACGGCGAGTTCCTCGTCCTGGTGAACGCGGAGAAGCAGCACTCGCTGTGGCCCGCGCTCGTCGACGTGCCGGCGGGCTGGGAGACCGTGCGGGGGCGTGACACCCGGGAGAACTGCCTCGACTACATCGAGAAGCACTGGACGGACATGAGGCCGGCGTCCCTTGTCGCCGCCATGGAAAAGGAAGCACACAGCTGA
- a CDS encoding cysteine hydrolase family protein, whose translation MPKVAVLTNDLQYDLVNKDEERKAVVGAVIPKLAAFLDTLRSLDVLVVHLQLINRPDDPRAERYDGWLPATEDSPGNAVLAEIVADGDLMVRKHQASGFFGTDLDEQLRKAGVSDLIVVGMHTQICVQTTAADGFFRGYNVVVPREGVISMRQEDAQRALDWIASFCGGVTDMEDVVDRVRAGRLHDLMPTPAS comes from the coding sequence ATGCCCAAAGTGGCGGTGCTGACGAACGACCTCCAGTACGATCTGGTCAACAAGGACGAGGAACGCAAGGCCGTGGTTGGCGCGGTCATCCCGAAACTGGCCGCATTCTTGGACACGTTGCGTTCGCTTGACGTCCTCGTCGTCCATCTCCAGCTGATCAACCGCCCCGACGACCCGCGGGCGGAGCGTTACGACGGATGGCTGCCGGCGACCGAGGACTCTCCCGGCAACGCGGTGCTCGCCGAAATCGTGGCCGATGGCGACCTCATGGTGCGCAAACATCAGGCGAGCGGTTTCTTCGGAACCGATCTGGACGAGCAGCTTCGCAAGGCCGGGGTCTCCGACCTGATCGTGGTCGGCATGCATACGCAGATCTGCGTCCAGACCACGGCGGCGGACGGCTTCTTCCGGGGCTACAACGTTGTCGTACCCCGGGAGGGTGTTATTTCCATGCGGCAGGAGGATGCGCAGCGGGCGCTCGACTGGATCGCCTCCTTCTGCGGTGGTGTCACCGATATGGAAGATGTCGTCGACCGGGTGCGCGCGGGTCGACTTCACGACCTCATGCCGACCCCGGCTTCTTGA
- the hypE gene encoding hydrogenase expression/formation protein HypE yields MSNETIKLDHGAGGGMSHELINDVIAKTLGDVYTGLMEDSADVPLDTARIAITTDSFVVNPLFFGNGDIGKIAVAGTVNDLAVSGARPRYLTLALIIEEGFAISDLVRVLESVRATALEAGVLIVAGDTKVVHRGEADGLYINTAGVGLHDRPELKLSSRGIRPGDGVIVTGNLGDHSVHLLSLREGLGFETRVLSDCAPLNGVLADLFDRCGAGIRCVRDVTRGGLGTVLNEFASDSAVDIQLESSALPVRHETRMAADMLGVDVMYLANEGVLCVVADPAAVPGVLEVLRDHEVTATSRLVGEAIAGDGRVWQQDEQGARTSVDLLYGAQLPRLC; encoded by the coding sequence ATGTCCAACGAAACAATCAAGCTCGACCACGGTGCCGGCGGAGGGATGAGCCACGAGCTCATCAACGACGTCATCGCGAAGACGCTCGGTGACGTCTACACCGGGCTCATGGAGGACAGCGCGGATGTCCCCCTCGACACCGCCCGCATCGCGATCACGACGGACTCGTTCGTGGTCAATCCGCTGTTCTTCGGCAATGGCGACATCGGCAAGATAGCCGTCGCCGGAACGGTCAACGACCTGGCGGTTTCCGGGGCGAGGCCCCGCTATCTCACCCTCGCCCTCATCATCGAGGAGGGGTTCGCCATTTCCGACCTGGTCCGTGTGCTGGAAAGCGTGCGGGCCACGGCGCTGGAGGCCGGCGTGCTGATCGTCGCGGGGGACACCAAGGTGGTCCACCGGGGTGAGGCGGACGGGCTCTACATCAACACCGCGGGTGTCGGTCTGCACGACCGCCCGGAGCTGAAGCTCAGCTCGCGCGGCATCCGGCCGGGCGACGGCGTCATCGTCACCGGAAACCTCGGCGACCACAGCGTGCATCTGCTGTCGTTGCGCGAGGGCCTCGGCTTCGAGACGAGGGTGCTCAGCGACTGCGCCCCGTTGAACGGGGTGCTCGCCGATCTCTTCGACAGGTGCGGAGCCGGAATCCGATGCGTCCGTGACGTCACGCGTGGTGGACTCGGAACCGTGCTCAACGAGTTCGCCTCGGACTCCGCCGTGGACATCCAGCTCGAGAGTTCAGCCCTTCCCGTCCGGCACGAGACGCGCATGGCGGCCGACATGCTCGGTGTGGACGTGATGTACCTCGCCAACGAGGGCGTGCTCTGCGTCGTCGCCGACCCCGCCGCGGTGCCAGGCGTCCTGGAGGTCCTGCGCGACCACGAGGTGACGGCCACGTCACGGCTGGTCGGAGAGGCGATCGCCGGCGACGGGCGGGTGTGGCAGCAGGACGAGCAGGGGGCACGCACCTCGGTCGACCTGCTGTACGGCGCCCAACTGCCCCGTCTGTGCTGA
- a CDS encoding cyclase family protein, giving the protein MTARDDFTLVDLSHKIFAGMETYRGLPGPEISTHLSRQESRGHYAPGTEFHIGRISMVGNTGTYVDSPFHRFENGTDLADLPLERLAHLPALRISVDPVKRAIEVADLEKYEVSGRAVLLHTGWDRHWGQEEYFHGHPYVTRAAAVWLVEQGSSLVGIDSLNIDDTDDSERPAHTTLLDGGVPIAEHLTRLELVPEDGSRFSAVPAPVAGFATMPVRAYALVPAAE; this is encoded by the coding sequence ATGACCGCACGCGACGACTTTACTCTGGTGGATCTGAGCCACAAGATCTTCGCTGGGATGGAGACCTATCGAGGGCTGCCCGGGCCTGAGATATCCACACATCTGAGCCGTCAGGAATCTCGCGGTCACTATGCGCCGGGTACGGAATTCCACATCGGTCGGATCTCCATGGTCGGAAACACCGGCACCTATGTGGACAGTCCCTTCCACCGTTTCGAGAACGGCACCGACCTGGCGGACCTGCCGCTCGAGAGGCTGGCGCACCTGCCCGCCCTGCGTATCAGCGTCGACCCGGTGAAGCGCGCCATCGAGGTGGCCGACCTCGAGAAGTACGAGGTCTCCGGCCGCGCGGTCCTGCTGCACACCGGCTGGGACCGGCACTGGGGTCAGGAGGAGTACTTCCACGGTCACCCGTATGTCACCAGAGCGGCAGCCGTCTGGCTGGTCGAACAGGGCAGCAGCCTGGTCGGAATCGACAGCCTCAACATCGACGACACCGACGACTCGGAGCGCCCCGCGCACACCACGCTTCTCGACGGCGGAGTTCCCATCGCCGAGCACCTGACGAGGCTGGAACTGGTCCCTGAAGACGGAAGTCGCTTCTCGGCGGTGCCGGCCCCCGTCGCCGGTTTCGCGACGATGCCGGTACGCGCGTACGCCCTGGTGCCCGCGGCGGAGTGA
- the hypF gene encoding carbamoyltransferase HypF, with product MSVSGVVQGVGFRPFVHRIATERGLGGWIRNENGGVTLCAEGTAEAVAAFTEALRTEAPPLAVVEDCDFTDELISRAEREFRIEQSVATGRQRASVPADTHVCDACLAELMDPDDRRFRYPLINCTDCGPRFSIIRDTPYDRPLTTMADFTMCPVCQAEYDSVTDRRFHAQPNACATCGPRVTLSGHDGAGRDEDDAVEAAAKLLGDGAVVAVKAHGGYQLMVDALNDEAVERLRRRKERGGKAFAVLVKDTSVLKEYAFVSDAEAAALESPARPIVLVRARPDSAISRHVAPGLGTLGAMLPSTPVQHLLLASGLSVLVATSGNAPGEPMATTAAAARRDLAQVCDAYLEHDRPIQSRVDDSIVRVVDLPDGPRRQVIRRARGHVPASITTPVPVPAVLALGAELKNTACLAAGRQLVLSQHIGDLKSEGNLQFLSEAVTHLRALTGIEPEAVAHDLHPDFRSTKLAACQGLPMIGVQHHHAHMAACMLDNGLDEPVIGVIFDGTGLGTDGTVWGGEFLVGDYRGFERRGHLGQFRLPGGDKAVTEPDRVAVALLEAAFGADAVGLLDIAGLRGRDRGEREILLKMAARGVNSPLTSSAGRLFDGMSALLGVCSRIGYEAEAAIRLEELLDGDHGATDPWPTVLYAAEDRHVVDVRPWVRAVVASAGSLDAAEVSRRFHESLSHAVVEVCARLRREAGLDAVVLSGGVFLNRYLSERVAHLLSQAGFRVYTHQRIPMTDGGISAGQAMVAGALLRERADAERLVTG from the coding sequence ATGAGCGTGAGCGGTGTGGTCCAGGGCGTGGGGTTTCGGCCCTTCGTCCACCGCATCGCGACCGAACGAGGTCTGGGCGGCTGGATCCGCAACGAGAACGGCGGGGTCACCCTCTGTGCGGAGGGGACCGCCGAGGCGGTCGCGGCGTTCACGGAGGCCCTGCGTACCGAGGCCCCGCCGTTGGCGGTCGTGGAGGACTGCGACTTCACCGACGAGCTCATCAGCCGCGCGGAACGGGAGTTCCGCATCGAGCAGAGCGTGGCCACGGGGCGGCAGCGGGCCTCCGTACCCGCCGACACGCACGTGTGCGACGCGTGTCTGGCCGAGCTCATGGACCCCGACGACCGGCGCTTTCGCTATCCGCTCATCAACTGCACCGACTGCGGTCCGCGCTTCAGCATCATCAGGGACACCCCCTACGACCGCCCGCTGACCACCATGGCGGACTTCACCATGTGCCCGGTCTGCCAGGCCGAGTACGACTCGGTGACCGACCGGCGGTTCCACGCGCAGCCCAACGCCTGCGCCACGTGCGGCCCACGGGTCACCCTGTCCGGGCACGACGGGGCCGGCCGGGACGAGGACGACGCCGTCGAGGCGGCGGCGAAGCTGCTGGGCGACGGGGCCGTCGTCGCCGTGAAGGCCCACGGCGGCTACCAGTTGATGGTCGACGCCCTCAACGACGAGGCGGTCGAGCGGTTGCGCCGCCGCAAGGAGCGGGGCGGCAAGGCCTTCGCGGTGCTCGTCAAGGACACGTCCGTACTCAAGGAGTACGCGTTCGTGTCCGACGCCGAAGCGGCCGCCCTCGAATCCCCGGCGCGGCCCATCGTGTTGGTGCGCGCCAGGCCCGATTCGGCGATCTCCCGGCATGTGGCGCCGGGGCTCGGCACCCTGGGCGCCATGCTGCCGTCCACCCCTGTGCAGCACCTGCTGCTCGCCTCGGGCCTGTCCGTGCTCGTGGCGACCAGCGGCAACGCCCCGGGCGAGCCGATGGCGACCACCGCCGCGGCGGCGCGGCGCGACCTGGCGCAGGTGTGTGACGCCTACCTGGAACACGACCGGCCGATCCAGTCACGCGTCGACGATTCCATCGTGCGCGTCGTCGATCTGCCCGACGGCCCGCGACGGCAGGTCATCCGGCGCGCGCGGGGCCATGTCCCGGCGTCGATCACCACGCCGGTCCCGGTGCCCGCCGTGCTCGCGCTCGGCGCCGAGCTGAAGAACACCGCCTGCCTGGCAGCCGGGCGCCAACTCGTCCTCTCCCAGCACATCGGTGATCTGAAGTCCGAAGGGAATCTTCAGTTCCTGAGCGAGGCGGTGACGCATCTGCGCGCGCTCACGGGGATCGAACCGGAGGCGGTCGCACACGATCTGCACCCCGACTTCCGCAGTACCAAACTGGCCGCCTGCCAGGGGCTGCCCATGATCGGCGTACAGCACCATCACGCCCACATGGCCGCCTGCATGCTCGACAACGGCTTGGACGAGCCGGTCATCGGGGTCATCTTCGACGGCACGGGGCTCGGCACCGACGGCACCGTCTGGGGCGGCGAGTTCCTCGTGGGCGACTACCGGGGGTTCGAGCGAAGGGGACACCTCGGGCAGTTCCGCCTGCCCGGCGGCGACAAGGCGGTGACGGAGCCGGACCGGGTGGCGGTGGCGCTCCTGGAGGCCGCGTTCGGCGCGGACGCCGTCGGACTCCTCGACATCGCAGGGCTCCGGGGCAGGGACCGGGGCGAGCGCGAGATCCTGCTCAAGATGGCCGCCCGCGGGGTCAACTCCCCCCTGACGTCGAGTGCGGGCAGGCTTTTCGACGGCATGTCCGCGCTGCTGGGTGTCTGTTCCCGGATCGGCTACGAAGCCGAGGCGGCCATCAGACTCGAGGAGCTGCTGGACGGCGACCACGGCGCCACCGACCCATGGCCGACCGTGCTGTACGCCGCCGAGGACCGGCACGTCGTCGATGTGCGCCCCTGGGTACGGGCCGTCGTCGCATCCGCGGGGTCGCTCGACGCGGCCGAGGTGAGCCGACGCTTCCACGAGAGCCTGTCCCACGCCGTCGTCGAGGTGTGCGCGCGGCTGCGGCGCGAGGCCGGCCTTGACGCCGTGGTCCTGAGCGGGGGCGTCTTCCTCAACCGGTACCTGTCGGAGCGGGTCGCGCACCTGCTGTCCCAGGCCGGATTCCGTGTCTACACGCACCAGCGGATCCCCATGACCGACGGCGGCATCTCGGCCGGTCAGGCCATGGTCGCCGGGGCGCTGCTGCGAGAGCGGGCCGACGCCGAGCGGCTCGTCACCGGTTGA